The sequence below is a genomic window from Sneathiella marina.
ACCCGAGCCCTGGAATGCAGCCTATGTTCAGCCGTCCCGCCGTCCAACCGATGGACGCTATGGGGAAAACCCGAACCGCGGTCAGCATTATTATCAGTTTCAGGTTCTGCTGAAGCCGTCCCCGGACAATATCCAGCAACTCTACCTGGAAAGTATCTATGCGCTGGGGATCGATCCTAAATCTCATGATATCCGGTTCGTCGAAGATGATTGGGAAAGCCCGACCCTGGGTGCCTGGGGATTGGGCTGGGAAGTCTGGTGTGATGGCATGGAAGTCAGCCAATTTACCTTTTTCCAGCAAGTCGGCGGGTTTGAATGTAATCCGGTTTCCGGAGAGCTTACCTATGGATTGGAGCGTCTTGCCATGTATGTGCAGGGCGTTGATCGCATGTATGATCTTGCCTGGAACAACGACGGTGTGACCTATGGTGATGTGTTCTTGCAAAATGAGCAGGAATTTTCCGCTTATAATTTCGAGCATTCAAATGTCGACATCCTGTTGCAGCATTTTAAAGATGCCGAAGTTCAATGTCAGGAAATCCTGGACGCGGGTCTCGCCTTGCCAGCGTATGATCAATGCATGAAAGCCAGCCATGTGTTTAACCTCCTGGATGCGCGGGGGGTTATCAGCGTGACGGAGCGGGCCGCCTATATCGGCCGGGTGCGGGCGCTTGCCAAAGGCTGTGCGGCGCAATGGCTGCGGGGCCGTGGACATCTGACGGAGGACGTGTAAATGGCTGAATTGCTATTGGAGCTGTTCTCTGAGGAAATTCCGGCACGCATGCAGAATAAGGCGGCCGCGGATCTGGCAAAACTGGTGGGCGACGGCTTGTCGGCGGCGGGTCTTACTTTCGACAGTGCCACGGGATATGTAACCGCGCGCCGGTTGACAGTGGTTGTTGAGGGATTGCCAACCGCCCAACCGGATGTATCCGAAGAACGGCGCGGGCCCCGTGTGGGTGCGCCGGACAAGGCCGTGGACGGGTTTTTAAAATCCGCAAATCTGAACCGCGACCAGCTGGAAGAACGCGAGACCGAAAAGGGACATTTTTATTATGCCGTGATTGAGACCAAGGGGCGAAACACGATCGATGTTTTGCCGGATCTTCTCACCTCCGCCATTTCCGCGCTGCATTGGCCAAAGCCGATGAAATGGGGAAGTTACGAGGCGCGCTGGGTCCGTCCGCTGCATAATATCCTGTGTTTGTTTGACGGGGCTGCTGTGCCCTTCGCCTGGGAGCATATCACGGCAAATAACCAGACATTTGGCCATCGTTTTATGGCTCCGGAAGCCGTGGAAATTAAAGATTTTGCTGATTATCGGATAAAACTGAAGACTGCATTTGTGGTTCTGGACGCGGCGGAACGGCGCGCCATTATTGAACAGGATGCAACCCGGCTGGCGCGTGAGGAAGGCTTGACCCTTATTGACGATCCGGCCCTTATCAGTGAAGTGGCGGGATTGGTTGAATGGCCGGAAAGTCTCATCGGGTCAATTGACGCGCAGTTTATGGACGTCCCGCAAGAGGCGCTGATTTCCGCCATGCGCAGTCATCAGAAATATTTTTCGGTTCAGGACGACACAGGTAAAATGGCGCCGCGGTTTATTGTGGTCGCAAATTTGCGGGCTGAGGATGGCGGTGTGCAAATTGTTGCCGGGAACGAACGTGTCCTGAGTGCGCGGCTTGCCGATGCCAAGTTCTTCTGGGACCTGGATCGGAAGCACACCCTTGAAAGCCGGGTTGACCAGCTGGAGAATATTATCTTTCACGCGAAGCTTGGGACTGTCCGGCAAAAAGTTTCCCGGGTTGCGGACCTCTGTGCGGCTATTGCGCCGTTTGTGCCGGGCGCGGATCCGGTTCTCTGTGCCCGGGCGGCTTTGTTGGCGAAAGCCGATCTTTCGACGGAAATGGTCGGTGAGTTTGCGGATTTGCAAGGCCTCATGGGACGATATTATGCGGAACATGATGGAGAGGATGCGGCGGTTGCCAAGGCCATTGAAGAGCATTACTCGCCCCTGGGTCCGAAAGATAACTGTCCTTCTGACCCGACAAGTGTCGTTGTCGCTCTGGCCGATAAAATTGATACCCTTGTGGGTTTCTTTGCCATCGACGAGAAACCGACAGGCTCAAAGGATCCTTACGCGTTGCGCCGGGCGGCCTTAGGCGTGATCCGGCTGGTGCTCGAGAATAACCTTCGTTTGCCGCTGTTGGAAATCTTTAACCGGTCCAATGGCTTGCAAGATGTTTCTGACAGCCTGGATGCAAATGACCTGCTCGGGTTCTTTGCCGATCGCTTGAAAGTTCATTTGAAGGAACAGAATGTCCGCCACGATTATATCGCCGCGGTTTTTGCACGGGGCGGCATTAGTGATCTTGTCCGGCTGATGGCGCAAGTGGACGCTTTGTCGAGCTTTCTTGTCTCAGATGATGGCGCGAATTTATTGGTGGCGTACCGCCGCGCTGCCAATATCCTGCGGATAGAAGAGAAGAAAGATGGGCAGTCCTTTAATCAGGATATCGACAACAGCCTGCTTTCAGAAGAGGCGGAAATTACCTTGGCGGAGCGCCTTGACACGGTCAGCGGCTTGGTTTCCGGGTCGATCAATCATGATGAATTTGAAGCGGCTGGAATTGCGGCTGCAACGCTTCGAAAACCCGTAGACGATTTCTTCGAGAAAGTGACAGTCAATGCCGAGGATCCGGGTATTCGATCGAACCGGTTACGATTGCTTTCCGGCATTCGCAACCTTTTAGATAACTTGGCGGATCTGTCAAAAATTGAAGGCTAAAATTTACCTTTACCATTTAGATATGACGTATTCGAAACCTGAAAGTAGAGTTTGAAATGACAAAGTGGGTATATTCTTTTGGCGATGGCAAGGCAGACGGCACAGCGGAGATGCGGAACCTCCTAGGTGGCAAGGGCGCAAATCTGGCGGAAATGAGCAACCTCGGCTTGCCGGTACCCTCGGGTTTTACGCTGACGACTGATGTTTGTACGGCATATCTCGAGCAGAATGAAACCTATCCCGATACCCTGGACCAACAGGTCGGTGATGCCATTGCGCAAATCGAGCAATCGGTGGGGGGCGGTTTTGGTAATCCTGAGCAACCTCTACTGGTCTCCGTCCGGTCCGGTGCCCGGGCGTCAATGCCGGGCATGATGGATACGGTCCTGAATTTGGGCCTCAATGATGAAACTGTCGCCGGACTGGAAAAACAAAGCGGGGACAAGCGTTTTGCCTATGACAGTTACCGCCGGTTTATCCAGATGTATTCTGATGTGGTTCTCGGTGTAGATCATTATCACTTCGAAGAACTGCTGGAAATTCTGAAGGAGGAAAACGGGTATTTTCTCGATACCGATTTGCAGGCGGACGACTGGGAAGTGCTTGTCGGGCGCTACAAATCCAAAGTTGAGGAAGAACTCGGACGGCCGTTCCCGCAGAATGTGCAAGATCAGTTATGGGGCGCTATCGGCGCGGTGTTCGGCTCGTGGATGAACCAGCGGGCGATTACCTATCGCCGTTTGCATGAAATCCCGGCGAGCTGGGGAACAGCAGTGAATGTTCAGGCCATGGTTTTTGGCAATATGGGCGATGATAGCGCAACCGGAGTTGCGTTCACCCGCGATCCCTCAACGGGCGTGAAAATGTTTTACGGTGAATTTCTGGTCAACGCGCAAGGTGAGGACGTCGTTGCCGGTATCCGGACGCCGCAAAATCTGACAAAACAGTCCCGATTGGACGCCGGCGCCGATGCGCTTTCCATGGAAGAGATATTCCCCGAAGTCTATGGGCAGCTGGTGGATGTGTATAAGCGCCTTGAAGCTCACTATCGGGATATGCAGGATATCGAGTTTACGGTGCAGCAGGGGAAACTCTGGATGCTGCAAACCCGCTCGGGCAAGCGGACAGCGAAAGCCGCTCTAAAAATTGCCATAGATATGGTTGATGAGGGGCTTATCGATAAAGAAGAAGCCATTAAAAGAATTGATCCGGCCTCCCTTGATCAATTGCTGCATCCAACGTTGGACCCGACTGCGGAGCGCAACATTATTGCGCGCGGTCTACCGGCAAGTCCTGGCGCCGCCTCTGGCGAGATTGTCTTCGATAGTGATGAAGCCGAAAAACTCGCAAGCGATGGCAAATCGGTTATTTTGGTGCGGGTGGAGACGAGCCCCGAGGATATCCACGGTATGCATGCGGCGAAAGGTATCCTGACCAGCCGTGGCGGTATGACCAGTCACGCAGCTGTTGTCGCCCGCGGCATGGGCCGCGCCTGCGTATCGGGCGCCGGGGCGCTGAATATCGATTACAAAAACCAGACATTAAGCGTGCTGGGTGAAACCTATAAAAAGGGCGACATAATCACCATTGATGGTGGCTGTGGCGAGGTCATGCTGGGTTCCGTTGAAATGATCATGCCGGAATTATCTGGCGAGTTTGGGGAATTGATGTCCTGGGCCGATGAAATCAGGCGTATGAAAGTGCGAACCAACGCGGAAACACCACTGGATGTGAAAACGGCTCGGAAATTTGGGGCGGAAGGTGTCGGTCTCTGCCGGACCGAGCATATGTTTTTTGACGCCGATAGAATCATCGCAGTCCGCCAGATGATCTTGGCCGAAGATCTGGCGGATCGTCAGGAGGCCCTTGCCAAACTTCTCCCGGTACAGCGCGCAGATTTTGTTGAACTGTTCCGGATCATGGCTGGTCTTCCTGTGACAATTCGGCTTTTGGATCCGCCGTTGCATGAATTCCTGCCAAAAACAGATGCAGAAATTGATAGTTTGGCAGAAGCGCTTGGCGCGGATGCTGGCAAACTTCGCCACCGGGCACTGCAATTACATGAATTTAATCCCATGCTGGGGCATCGGGGGTGCCGGCTAGGGATTTCTTTCCCGGAAATCTACGAGATGCAGGCACGCGCCATACTTGAGGCTGCTGCAGAAATTTCGAAGGAGCTGGGTGAAACTGTCGTGCCGGAGATTATGATCCCCCTGGTGGCAACCAAGCGAGAGCTTGAAATCCTGAAACAGAAAATAGAAGCCGTGGCCGAGGCGGTAAAGGATGAAAGTGGTAAGTCTGTTGACTATCTGATTGGCACCATGATTGAACTGCCAAGAGCAGCTTTGCGCGCCGGAGATATTGCGGAAGAGGCTGAGTTTTTCTCTTTTGGCACCAATGACTTGACTCAGACAACTTATGGGATCAGCCGGGATGACAGCGGTTCCTTCCTGGAAGATTATGTGGAGCAGGGGATTTATGAAATTGATCCCTTCGTCTCACTGGATCACGAAGGCGTGGGCGAACTGGTGGAAATTGCGGTCAAGCGCGGCCGTGAGACGCGAGAGGATATCAAGCTTGGTATTTGCGGCGAACATGGCGGCGACCCCAATAGTATCGATTTTTGCGAGAGGATCGGTCTGGACTATGTATCCTGTTCACCTTACCGGGTTCCAATCGCCCGGCTGGCGGCCGCGCAAGCGGCTCTGGGGCTGCAGAGAGTCTCGGAAGCCTAAGATAAGAAAAAGCCCGGCGTTACCGGGCTTTTTTAACTACTCGATCACAATTCTGGGCCCTGTCTGGCCGAGATTTTCCTCGATCTTTTCTTGAACACGCTCGCCAAGTGCCTTGTAGATTTGAGCATGGGCGCTTTCAGGTTCTGTGACCGTAATAGGTGTTCCGGCATCCGACGTTTTCCGGATGTCCATATGCAAAGGAACCTCACCGAGGAAATCCACGCCAAGTTCCGCAGCCGTTTCGCGGGCACCGCCATGACCAAAAATATCAGAGCGTTCACCGCAGGAGGGGCAGAGGAAATAGCTCATATTTTCGACAATACCCATGACGGGAACATCAACTTTCTTGAACATATTCAATCCTTTGCGGGCATCAAGTAAGGCGATATCTTGCGGGGTAGAGATAATGACGGCACCGGTAAGGGGAACTTTTTGCGCCATCGTCAATTGTGCGTCTCCCGTTCCAGGTGGCATATCGACGACCAAAACGTCCAGCTCTCCCCAGGCAACGTCAAAAACCATTTGCTGAAGAGCGCTCATGATCATCGGGCCGCGCCAGATCATTGGTGTATCCTCTTCCACCAGAAACCCCATGGACATGACTTTCAAGCCCCATTTTTCCATGGGAATGAGCTTCTTGCCGTCTTTAGAATCGGGCTTTCCCGAGATGCCCAGCATTCGAGGAAGGGACGGGCCGTAAACGTCTGCATCAAGCATTCCGACGTTTAACCCCTGGGCCTGCAGACCAAGGGCAATATTTACGGCACAGGTTGATTTTCCGACGCCTCCTTTGCCTGACGCGACGGCAACAATTGCGGCAACACCGGGGACCTCAGGTTTTTGCGAAGGCTGCTGCTGTTGCGGCGGTGGTGCTTTTTGTGCTGGCGCCGCAGGCGCTTGCTCGGCGGTCATAACCGCACTGACGGAGGAAACACCATCTAGCGCAAAAACGGCGTCTTCACACTGCTTGCGGACGATTTCCATCTCGTTTGCATCGGCGGGGTTAATTTCCAAAGCGAATCCAATATTGCCCTCTTTGACAACCAAACCACTGATAATTCCCAGTTCTACAACGTTTTTGCCGGTTTTCGGCTCAATAATCTTCTCCAGACACCCGAGAATGACTTGCTCATTTATCACTGACATGCTTGACAACTCCGACTTGAACACAAAATGGATAGCGTAACGCTTAGAATTACTTATGTAGGTACGTTGCAGAAATGTGCAGGGTGTCATATAACGCGACTACGTAAAGTTAGCAAACGCGCAAATCAGCGCAGTAAAAAGGAGAGACGATCTCATGCCTTGGAGCAATCAGGGTGGTAATGACGGAGGCTGGCAAGGCGGCGGTGGAAATCGCGGACCTTGGGGGCAGGGACCAAGTGGTCAGCAACCCCCCAATCTGGAAGATATTATCAAAAAAGGTCAGGAACGGTTTAAAGATGTCATTCCCGGAGGCGGCGGCGGAAAAATCGGATTACTGATTGTTCTGCTCGTTGCCATCACGGCATGGCTGCTGAGCGGGTTCTATAAAGTCGAGACAACGGAA
It includes:
- the apbC gene encoding iron-sulfur cluster carrier protein ApbC, which produces MSVINEQVILGCLEKIIEPKTGKNVVELGIISGLVVKEGNIGFALEINPADANEMEIVRKQCEDAVFALDGVSSVSAVMTAEQAPAAPAQKAPPPQQQQPSQKPEVPGVAAIVAVASGKGGVGKSTCAVNIALGLQAQGLNVGMLDADVYGPSLPRMLGISGKPDSKDGKKLIPMEKWGLKVMSMGFLVEEDTPMIWRGPMIMSALQQMVFDVAWGELDVLVVDMPPGTGDAQLTMAQKVPLTGAVIISTPQDIALLDARKGLNMFKKVDVPVMGIVENMSYFLCPSCGERSDIFGHGGARETAAELGVDFLGEVPLHMDIRKTSDAGTPITVTEPESAHAQIYKALGERVQEKIEENLGQTGPRIVIE
- the ppdK gene encoding pyruvate, phosphate dikinase, with amino-acid sequence MTKWVYSFGDGKADGTAEMRNLLGGKGANLAEMSNLGLPVPSGFTLTTDVCTAYLEQNETYPDTLDQQVGDAIAQIEQSVGGGFGNPEQPLLVSVRSGARASMPGMMDTVLNLGLNDETVAGLEKQSGDKRFAYDSYRRFIQMYSDVVLGVDHYHFEELLEILKEENGYFLDTDLQADDWEVLVGRYKSKVEEELGRPFPQNVQDQLWGAIGAVFGSWMNQRAITYRRLHEIPASWGTAVNVQAMVFGNMGDDSATGVAFTRDPSTGVKMFYGEFLVNAQGEDVVAGIRTPQNLTKQSRLDAGADALSMEEIFPEVYGQLVDVYKRLEAHYRDMQDIEFTVQQGKLWMLQTRSGKRTAKAALKIAIDMVDEGLIDKEEAIKRIDPASLDQLLHPTLDPTAERNIIARGLPASPGAASGEIVFDSDEAEKLASDGKSVILVRVETSPEDIHGMHAAKGILTSRGGMTSHAAVVARGMGRACVSGAGALNIDYKNQTLSVLGETYKKGDIITIDGGCGEVMLGSVEMIMPELSGEFGELMSWADEIRRMKVRTNAETPLDVKTARKFGAEGVGLCRTEHMFFDADRIIAVRQMILAEDLADRQEALAKLLPVQRADFVELFRIMAGLPVTIRLLDPPLHEFLPKTDAEIDSLAEALGADAGKLRHRALQLHEFNPMLGHRGCRLGISFPEIYEMQARAILEAAAEISKELGETVVPEIMIPLVATKRELEILKQKIEAVAEAVKDESGKSVDYLIGTMIELPRAALRAGDIAEEAEFFSFGTNDLTQTTYGISRDDSGSFLEDYVEQGIYEIDPFVSLDHEGVGELVEIAVKRGRETREDIKLGICGEHGGDPNSIDFCERIGLDYVSCSPYRVPIARLAAAQAALGLQRVSEA
- a CDS encoding glycine--tRNA ligase subunit alpha; translated protein: MANNVASSPSTSFQDLILTLQHFWSEKGCVILQPYDLEVGAGTFHPATTLRSLGPEPWNAAYVQPSRRPTDGRYGENPNRGQHYYQFQVLLKPSPDNIQQLYLESIYALGIDPKSHDIRFVEDDWESPTLGAWGLGWEVWCDGMEVSQFTFFQQVGGFECNPVSGELTYGLERLAMYVQGVDRMYDLAWNNDGVTYGDVFLQNEQEFSAYNFEHSNVDILLQHFKDAEVQCQEILDAGLALPAYDQCMKASHVFNLLDARGVISVTERAAYIGRVRALAKGCAAQWLRGRGHLTEDV
- the glyS gene encoding glycine--tRNA ligase subunit beta; its protein translation is MAELLLELFSEEIPARMQNKAAADLAKLVGDGLSAAGLTFDSATGYVTARRLTVVVEGLPTAQPDVSEERRGPRVGAPDKAVDGFLKSANLNRDQLEERETEKGHFYYAVIETKGRNTIDVLPDLLTSAISALHWPKPMKWGSYEARWVRPLHNILCLFDGAAVPFAWEHITANNQTFGHRFMAPEAVEIKDFADYRIKLKTAFVVLDAAERRAIIEQDATRLAREEGLTLIDDPALISEVAGLVEWPESLIGSIDAQFMDVPQEALISAMRSHQKYFSVQDDTGKMAPRFIVVANLRAEDGGVQIVAGNERVLSARLADAKFFWDLDRKHTLESRVDQLENIIFHAKLGTVRQKVSRVADLCAAIAPFVPGADPVLCARAALLAKADLSTEMVGEFADLQGLMGRYYAEHDGEDAAVAKAIEEHYSPLGPKDNCPSDPTSVVVALADKIDTLVGFFAIDEKPTGSKDPYALRRAALGVIRLVLENNLRLPLLEIFNRSNGLQDVSDSLDANDLLGFFADRLKVHLKEQNVRHDYIAAVFARGGISDLVRLMAQVDALSSFLVSDDGANLLVAYRRAANILRIEEKKDGQSFNQDIDNSLLSEEAEITLAERLDTVSGLVSGSINHDEFEAAGIAAATLRKPVDDFFEKVTVNAEDPGIRSNRLRLLSGIRNLLDNLADLSKIEG